Genomic DNA from Halalkalicoccus tibetensis:
GGGTACTGTCGTGGTTACTCAATGATTGCATCGAGCTAGAATACGTTCCGAAGTGGGTTGGGGCCGATTACTCTGAGAATTGCTCAAGCATTTCTTTATTGAGCTTTACTCCAACAGTGAAAAATTTGGGGCGAATAAATTGGTAGGTTCGAGCTGTAATACCGGGGTTGACACTCATCTGAATATAGGCCTCACGTTCGCTGAATCCGTGATTAGTTACCAGCTCGTTCATCATCGCGATAAAGCAGTTATCGAGAGCAGCCCAGGGATTACCAGCGTTCTGGGAAGAATCGACGTGGATGATATGATCATCGTCTTCAATTCGGAAAATTCCGGGTACTTCCTCATCGACTACTTCAACGCTCAGTACGATCTCTGACCAGGTTTCAACAGCAATGCCGGTATATTCGGAATCACTTTGCGAAGCATGTACATCACCAGCGAAGAGTAAGCCCCCGTCATTGTACGAGTTGAGATAGACCGTACTTCCTTGAGAAAGATCGCGAACATCCATATTCCCTCCCCAGGGGCCCTGTGTCGTGAGAGGTTCTTGGACGGTACGTCCGGGCGCTGTCACTATTGTTCCGCTATGAGGATTGAGTTCCCACTCCCAGTCGTGGTTATTAATCTCGAACCGAGCAGTGCCATCAGCAGTCGTTCCGCTTGGTCCCGGTTCAAGTTCGATCTCATGAGCGCGATTTACCTTACAATCGTCCCATCCTTCTTTCCCGGGCAGATTCCCCAAATTCTCGAGTGTCGTCGTGAACCCTCGTTGTGGTCGGATCTCTTCGACATGGACTGCAATTGTATCACCGTTTTCGACACCGTTGACGTACACGGGTCCGCTGACGGGGTTAGCGTCGAATCCCGGTGGAGGCGAATTCATGACCGGAATGTCTTCGGTAGTAAAGTCGCCGAGTCCGTGGTCGAAAAGCTGTCCCTTGAATGGGTCCCATGTCTCGATCTTGAAACTCTCCCCTGGATCAACAGTGATGACCGGTTCCATGTCTCGACCGAACTCGAAGACACCCGATTCTTCTCGTGTGATGGTTTTCATACTTCTGTAGAAGAACGCTCGGCTCCTGTGTAAATAATTGTGTGGTATGAAAGGATGACGAGGAAAAGCCATTGAACTTCGCCCGTCCGGTTTAATGACTGTAGCCGAGATGCACTAGAGATGGCTGCCGAATTGTGCTACTCTTCTGGGAGCTTATTCCATTAGTGGACCAAATTCCTCTGGCGGCTGGCGATGCTGCGTTCCCTGTTCGTAGGCATACGCAACCTCAAACAGCGTCGGTTCATCGAACGGCCGACAGAGGAATTCCATACCAACAGGCACGCCTCCTTCTGAAAATCCGCCCGGAACCGTAATTGAGGAAAACCCTGT
This window encodes:
- a CDS encoding acetamidase/formamidase family protein, producing MAFPRHPFIPHNYLHRSRAFFYRSMKTITREESGVFEFGRDMEPVITVDPGESFKIETWDPFKGQLFDHGLGDFTTEDIPVMNSPPPGFDANPVSGPVYVNGVENGDTIAVHVEEIRPQRGFTTTLENLGNLPGKEGWDDCKVNRAHEIELEPGPSGTTADGTARFEINNHDWEWELNPHSGTIVTAPGRTVQEPLTTQGPWGGNMDVRDLSQGSTVYLNSYNDGGLLFAGDVHASQSDSEYTGIAVETWSEIVLSVEVVDEEVPGIFRIEDDDHIIHVDSSQNAGNPWAALDNCFIAMMNELVTNHGFSEREAYIQMSVNPGITARTYQFIRPKFFTVGVKLNKEMLEQFSE